The genomic region ATATCGATTGGGCAAGTTTCTTTCTTTTAGCGGGAATATTTATACTGGTAGGAAGTTTGAATAGCGCTGGTATCATAGGGGATTTTTCAAATAAATTAGCGCAATTTGGTTCACATCCTTTTGGTCTTTATAACGTAATTGTCTGGGTTTCGGTTCTTGTATCTGGTTTTGTTGATAATATCCCGTATGCTATGGCTATGATTTCGGCAATAAAATTATTGGCTAGTTCCCTGAATCTTTCAGTTTATCCTTATGTATTCGGATTGCTTTTAGGAACTTGTATCGGTGGCAATATTACTCCTATCGGCGCCAGCGCCAATATAGTTGCAGTCGGTCTTTTAAAGAAAGAAGGCTATCATGTGAGATTTAGCCAGTTTGTAAAAATAGGATTGCCATTTACTCTTGTTTCTGTAATAGGAAGTTGTTTAGTTAACTGGTTGATTTGGAGATAAAAGAGGTAGCGGTGGAGTAGTGAACTGTCATTCCTGCCCCTGTTCCCCGTTTTCACGAGGACAAGCTTTACAGGGATAAACTCCAGCAGGAATCCACGCATATAATCGCCGGTAGAATTTATCGGTAAAACGGCAGAAATGTTAGTCCTGCCCATACAATACTCGTAGTAATTATACCCACCACAGACCCTATACAAAACCATTGAAGAAAAGATATTTTAATATCCTTTTCCTTTTCCATTATTCCCAAAGCAATAATATTAGCCGTTGAGCCTACTATTGTGATGTTGCCCCCGAAACAACCGCCGAATAGCAGTGCCCACCATAGGGGTTGTAAGTTTAAATTTAGACTTTGAAAACTCTGGATTATCGGTATAAATGCAGCCACTAATACCACGTTATCTAATATACTTGAACCTATGGCAGATATCCAAAGTACTATACCGGTAAGATTTGCTAAACTGTGGCCTGCCAACCCCACCAATCTTTGCGCAAGTACATCAGTCGCACCAGTATATTTTAGAGTTCCCGCTTGCGCGAAAAGCAACATGAAAAATAAAAGTGTCCACCATTCCACATCTTTTTCAATGTAATCTCGCGCTCTTTTCCATTTCCATGCCATTACACAGCCACTGGATAAAAGCGGCATAGTTAATAGTATGGTGTTGGGTTCAAGATTCAAAAGAAGTTCTATACGATGATGTAGGGCTATAAACGCCAGTGTTATAGCGAATATACCTAGACTTACTTTCAATCGTTTATCCGGGGGAACAGAAATTAATTGAATTAGCATCTCATTAGCTCCCAACTTTTTAATCTGTTCATCCAGTTTTTTAAGAGACTTCCTATACCAAAATATTACCAGGAAGATTGTAACGGTTAGACATACCATTGCCATAGGAAATGCCTTAACAATAAAATCTTCAAAAGTTAATCCTGCCTTTGATGCAATTAATATCCCTATAGGATTACCTAATACTGTAGCCGCGCTTCCGATATTTGTCGCAAGAATGCAGATAATGATATAAGGAACACTATCCACTTCAAAATAATCGCATATTTCCAATATCGCCGCCACCATAAAAATAATCGAGATAACTTCTGAAGTCATTGTAGATAGTAATGCTGAAGCAAAAGAAATAATAAATACGAATTTAATCGCAGTCATATTCCTTACTCGTAATATCAACTGAACTATCCATGCGAAAAATCCCGATTCTTTCATCAATGCGACCAAGACCATCATACCTACCAAAAAGAGAATTACATCTAACGAAGCAAATTTAACAACATTTTCTATATTGATAGTATTGGTTATTAATAGAACCGAAGTCCCTATAAAAGCAAAAGCTAAGCGGAAATCCCAGAAGAACAAAGTACCCAATATCGAAATAGAAAAAATAGATATGGCTAATGCCTGCGATATATTTAATCCGATGTTTCTGGAAGTTAATCCCAAAGTAATCGATATAGAAAGAAGCAATGTAAATTTTAAAATAAGATTCTTCATGGTATTTGCGACCCTGTTCTTTCTTCCTCTTCAAAGACAGCTTTTGTAATATCTCCTCTTGCTACTATACCCACAACGAGCTTGTCTTTGTTGAGTATAGGTATCCTTCTGATTTTTTGTGTGAGCATAATACGAGCAACTTCATAAAGGTTTGTATCTTCGTCTACTGCAACTACTTGGCTGCGCATTATTTTTTTTACTTGAATATTGCGGAAATTAGCTATCTTCTGTTTCACTGCTTTGGGATTATCCTGATAAATAAATAGGCCTACCTTTTGAATATAACTGGGTAATATTGTCGATAATGCCTCCTTCTCAGTAAACATCCCTACAAGTTTATGATTATCGTCTATAACCGGAAGCCCGCTGATATCCATTTTCTGTAACAATTTCAATGCTTCTTGAGCATTCATGTCAGGAGAAATATGAGTTACATCCTTTTTCAT from bacterium harbors:
- a CDS encoding anion permease, translated to IDWASFFLLAGIFILVGSLNSAGIIGDFSNKLAQFGSHPFGLYNVIVWVSVLVSGFVDNIPYAMAMISAIKLLASSLNLSVYPYVFGLLLGTCIGGNITPIGASANIVAVGLLKKEGYHVRFSQFVKIGLPFTLVSVIGSCLVNWLIWR
- a CDS encoding anion permease — translated: MKNLILKFTLLLSISITLGLTSRNIGLNISQALAISIFSISILGTLFFWDFRLAFAFIGTSVLLITNTINIENVVKFASLDVILFLVGMMVLVALMKESGFFAWIVQLILRVRNMTAIKFVFIISFASALLSTMTSEVISIIFMVAAILEICDYFEVDSVPYIIICILATNIGSAATVLGNPIGILIASKAGLTFEDFIVKAFPMAMVCLTVTIFLVIFWYRKSLKKLDEQIKKLGANEMLIQLISVPPDKRLKVSLGIFAITLAFIALHHRIELLLNLEPNTILLTMPLLSSGCVMAWKWKRARDYIEKDVEWWTLLFFMLLFAQAGTLKYTGATDVLAQRLVGLAGHSLANLTGIVLWISAIGSSILDNVVLVAAFIPIIQSFQSLNLNLQPLWWALLFGGCFGGNITIVGSTANIIALGIMEKEKDIKISFLQWFCIGSVVGIITTSIVWAGLTFLPFYR
- a CDS encoding CBS domain-containing protein, whose amino-acid sequence is MKVKDIMKKDVTHISPDMNAQEALKLLQKMDISGLPVIDDNHKLVGMFTEKEALSTILPSYIQKVGLFIYQDNPKAVKQKIANFRNIQVKKIMRSQVVAVDEDTNLYEVARIMLTQKIRRIPILNKDKLVVGIVARGDITKAVFEEEERTGSQIP